From the Kribbella sp. CA-293567 genome, the window GGCATCGGCGCGGCGGTCGTCCGGCGGATCGCGGCCGAGGGTGGCTCGGTGGTGATCACCGATCTGCAGCAGGACAAGATCGAGGCTCTCGCCACCGAGCTCGCCGACTCGGCCGGTGACGTGATCGCCGTACCGCTCGATGTGACGGTGCGCGAGCAGGTCGACGCCGCCGTCGCGGCGACGATCGAGCGGTTCGGCCGGCTCGACGTACTGGTCAACAACGCCGGCGGCTGCATCGTCAGCACGGTCCCCGAGGACACCACCGACGAGGGGTGGCACCGCCAGCTCGACCTCACCCTGGTCGGCGCCGCCCGCTGCATCCAGGCGTCCCTGCCTCACCTGGTGAAGTCCCACGGCAACGTGGTCACCATCAGCTCCGTCAACGGCCTGGCCGCCTTCGGCAACATCGAGTACGCCGCCGCCAAAGCCGGCCAGATCGCGATGAGCCAGAACTTCGCCGCCCGCTACGGCAGCCTCGGCGTCCGCTTCAACGTGGTCGCCCCCGCCACCATCCGCACCCCGGTCTGGGACCACCAGCCCCAGGCCCTCGACAACCTCAAAGGCCTGTACCCGCTGGCCCGCATCGGCGAACCCGAAGACATAGCCGCCGCAGTAGCCTTCCTGGCCTCCCCCGACGCAGCCTGGATCACCGGCCACACGCTTCCGGTCGACGGCGGCGTACTGACCGGCCCAGGCTTACTCGACCTGACGCCGAGCGGCCCGTTCCGCAAGGACTACCCCACGGACTGACCAGCTCGTGACGCTACGCGTCACCTCGCTTGCCCCGGATGCGGAACGGCATCGAAGACTCCCTCCGCACTGGGCGTTCGAGCCCCGACGCTGCGGACCTCTCCCTGGCCCGTCAGCGGGCCAGACGGTCGAGCAGTTCGGCCAGTAGTGCGTTTTCTCCTGGCGTGAGATCGCCTGAGTCGTCGCGGAGCATCGCGCCCAGCGTGAGCGCGGCACTTGCACGGGTCGTCAGGGCGCCTTCCGCCGTGGAGTTCAGCACCCCGGCCAGCGCCGCCTCGCGGACGCGTTCAGACAAGGCGAAGTCCGGGTCCGGCTGCGTGATCAAGGTCAGCGTCACACCGACGTTCGCGGCAAACACCTGCTTGGCGGCGTCTTCCGCCGGCACCTTCAGCAAGCCCTTCAAGGCCGCTTCGCTGAACCTTTCGCGCAACGCGGCGTGTGCCGGAGCGGTGACGGCACAGGGCTTTCCAGGCTCGGCGCGCCCATAGAGCAGGGCGTAGAACGACGGGTGCTCCAGTCCGAACCGCACGTGCCTGTCCCACCCCTCGCGCAGGTCGCCGAGCGGGTCGCCGGAGCTCTCGACGGCCGTGTACTGAGTGAAGCCGTGATTCGCCACGGCGTCGATCAGACCCTGCTTGCTGCCGAAGTGGTGGTACAGCGTCGGCGCCTGCACGCCGGCCCGTTCGCACACGGCCCTCGTGGACACCGTGCCGGTGCTCTGCAGTAGCTCCGCTGCGGCGAGCAAGAGCCGATCCCGCGTGTTTTGCATGTTGCTATATTAGCCCATGTATCGCTACATTGACATCTATAGCGATACACAAGCCGTTATAGCAAGGGAGATGTCCGTGAGGACTTGGTTCATTACTGGTGGCACGCCCGGAGGATTCGGCCTGACCTATGCCGAGGCCGCGCTGGAACAGGGCGATCGGGTGGTGGTGACCGCCCGTCGGCCCTCTGAACTGCAGAAGTGGGCTGAGCAGTACGGGGACGACCGGGTGCTGGTTCTGCAGCTCGACGTGACCGACGCAGATCAGGTACGGGCGGCGGTCAGGACGGCGGAGGAGCGGTTCGGTGGGATCGACGTGCTGGTCAACAACGCCGGCCGAGGCTGGTTCGGCTCACTCGAAGGCGCCCGGGACGACGTGATCCGCCGCACGTTCGACTTGAACCTGTTCGGCGTGGTCGAGGTGGTGCGTGCGGTTCTGCCGGGAATGCGGGCCCGTGGCAACGGCTGGATCGTGAACATGTCGTCGGTGGCAGGCCTCGTCGGCGCCCCTGGGTTCGGCTACTACGCCGCGGCGAAGTTCGCTCTCGAAGGGCTGTCGGAAACACTGCGTCACGAGGTCGAGCCGTTCGGGGTGCGAGTGCTTGTCGTGGAACCGGGAGCGTTCCGCACCAAGGCCTATGCCGGCTTCCAGGACGAACCAGTCGACGAGACCGTCGATGCCTATGTGCCGATGGTCGAGGCCGTCAAGGCGGCGTTCGTGGACCAGAACGGCAAGCAGGCGGGTGATCCCGTGCGAGGCGTGCAGGCCACGATCACCGCGATGAACGCACCCGTCCCACCGCAACGGATCGTGCTCGGCAATTCCGGTTACGACACCGTTGTCGCCATGCACGAGAACGCACTCACAGAGCTGCGCGAGAACGAGAAGCTCTCGCGGAGCGCGGACTTCCAGTACTGAGCCGTACCCCGTCGACTGAGCGAGCTGCGTTGACCCCAACGCCAGATCACCAACCAGAAAAGGACACGATCATGAGCATCATTCTCCCGAAGGCCATCGAGAACTTCGTCGCAGCCGCCAACGCCCACGACACGGAGGCGCTGCTGGCGGTCTTCAGCGACCCAGCGACCGTGTTCGACGACGGGAAGACCTACACCAGCGGAGCCGAGATCCGCGAGTGGATCCAAAGTCACCTGATCGAGCCCAAGATCGTGACCACGCCGATCTCGTTCGAGAACAATCGGCTCGTCGCCTCGGGCGCCGGTCAGTTCCCCGGGAGCCCGTTGACGTTCGCGTTCACCTTCGCCACCAAAGACGACCTGATCACGGACCTGTCGATCGAAGCCGCCTGAACGACACGCGCCCGGCCGGAGCAGCATCTAGGTCTGCCCGGTACGTGCACAACGACAGGCAGTAGCGCCATTCCCACAGTCAGCCCCCGCTCAGCAAACAGCCCGTTGCACCCGAGAAGGGGACTACTGCCTGTCGTTATGCACGCTTAGAGTGTCGCGAGGTCCAGGGTGTCTGCCATTGCGCGATAGCCAAGGGCGTTGGGGTGCAAGTGGTCGCCGCTGTCGTACCCAGGACTCAGGCGGGTCGGGTCGGCGGGGTCGGCCAGGGAGCTTGCGAAGTCGGCGGTTGCGTCGAACTCGCCGCTGGTGCGGATCCACGTGTTGACCGTGGTCCAGAGCTGTTCGCTGCGGGCGGTGTGCGCCGTGGCGCCACGGAACGGTGGGATGGTGACGCCGATGATGCGGATGCCTCGGGAGTGGGCCTCCTGGATCAAGGTGCGGTAGCCGGCGATCAGTTGGGCGGAGGTGATTGCCGGGACTTCCGTCGAGCCGATGTCGTTAACGCCGATCAGGACGATCGCGGTGGTGATGCCGGGCTGGTCGAGTACGTCGCGTGCGAAGCGGGCCAGGCCGCGTTCGCCGGAGCAGGCCGAGTCGGTCAGTAGACGATTGCCGCCGAGTCCAGCGTTGAGTACCGGCATCGGCCGACCAGCCGCCGCGAGTCGCCCTGCCAGCAAATCGGGGTAGCGCCGACCAGGTGTGGTGCGATAACCGTTCGTCACGGAGTCACCAAAAGCCACCACCCCGCCCTCACCCGATGCAACGGTGTCCACCCCCGCCAGGAAGTACCAACCACCCCCACTCTCCCGGTACGCCGCTCCGCTGGCGTCCTCCCGCTGATCACCAGCCGCCCGGTACGACGCCCCGATCGCGCCGTACTCGTGAAAGGTCGCCGGCCCCGTGGCCTCCGCGAAATACAAAGTCACGGCCAACCGCACACCACTACCCATCGCAGGCAAAGCGATGGCGTCGCTGGCAACCTGCGCCCCGACCGCAACACTCACCGCCCCGGCTCCCCCGAACTTCACCGCCCGCGTTGATCCAGACTCGACACCAGCGCCCTCAGCGGCCCTGGCCACGGTCGCGCCGGTCACCCTGAGCGGCCGGTCGCCGTACTGGTTGCTGAGCCGGATCCGGAGCTTCGCGCCACCCGCGGTCAGCCTGACGATCTGCCGCACCGACTGGTCGGCGAATCCCTGCCGCGACCAGTTCGGATTGGCATTCGGCCGCTGCATCGCTGTCAGCCACGCCGCTCGCCAACTCGTCGCCTGACCGGTCGCCGCCGCGGAATGCGAGGACGGCACCGCCGCGACCAGCAATCCGGCCAACCCCAGAAAATCCCCGCTACGCCGCACGCTCGACTCCTCCGGATCGTGTCTCCCCCATCTGATGCGCCGGGCACGGGCAAAGTTGCGGGCCCGCGTTCCAGCTCGACGCGTCTGGACCGGCTGTTCAGCATGTGGACGATGACCCGGGGTGAATGTCTAGTGACGTTATCGTTTTTTCCATGAGGGCGGTCCGTCAGCGGCAGCCCCGGGACTCCAGGAGCTGCCATGACCGAGTGTTGTTGCCGCTAGCACCTGTTGTGAGCTGAAACCCTTCACGTCATCAGGCTTCGGCCGATCGCCCACGGGCGGGTCGGCGTGCCGTCGTACCCGAGAACAGGACCGTCGCATGACCGAGAACACCCCCAGCTGGTCGTTCGAGACCCGGCAGATCCACGCCGGCCAGACCTCCGACCCGACCACCAAGGCGCGGGCGCTGCCGATCTACCAGACCACGTCGTACACCTTCGACAGCACCGATCACGCCGCCAGCCTGTTCGGGCTGCAGGAGTTCGGGAACATCTACACCCGGATCCAGAACCCGACCCAGGACGCCGTCGAGCAGCGGATCGCCAGCCTGGAAGGCGGCACCGCGGCGCTGCTGGTGTCGTCCGGTCAGGCCGCCACCTCGCTCGCCCTGCTCAACATCGCCGAGGCCGGCGACCACGTGGTCAGCAGCCCGAGCCTGTACGGCGGCACCTACAACCTGTTCCACTACACCTTCCCCAAGCTCGGCATCGAGGTCAGCTTCGTCGAGGACCCGAGCGACCTGGAGTCCTGGAAGGCCGCGATCAAGCCGAACACCAAGGCGTTCTTCGGCGAGACGATCGCGAACCCGAAGAGCGAGATCCTCGACATCGAGGGCATCGCCGGCGTCGCCCACGAGTACGGCGTACCGCTGGTCGTCGACAACACCGTCGCCACGCCGTACGTGCTGCGCCCGCTCGAGCACGGCGCCGACGTCGTCGTGCACTCGGCGACGAAGTACCTGGGCGGCCACGGTACGGCGATCGCCGGCGTGATCGTGGACTCCGGCAAGTTCGACTACGCGCGGAACCCGGAGCGGTTCCCCGGCTTCAACCAGCCGGACGACAGCTACCACGGCCTCACCTACGCGACCGCGCTCGGCGTCGGCTCCGACCTCGGCAACCTCGCCTACATCCTCAAGGCGCGGGTGCAGTGGCTGCGTGACCTCGGTACTGCGGTGTCTCCGTTCAACGCGTTCCTCATCTCCCAGGGCCTGGAGACCTTGTCGCTGCGGATCGAGCGTCACCTGGACAACGCGCTCAAGGTCGCGCAGTGGCTGGAGGCCCGCGACGAGGTCGACAGCGTCGCCTACGCCAGCCTGCCGTCCAGCCGGTACCACGAGCTCGCGCAGAAGTACACGCCGCGGGGCGCAGGTGCCGTGGTCGCGTTCGAGATCAAGGGTGGTGTCGACGCGGGCAAGCGGTTCGTGGACGCGCTGCAGCTGCACAGCCACGTCGCCAACATCGGCGACGTCCGGTCGCTGGTGATCCACCCCGCTTCGACGACGCACAGCCAGCTGTCCGCCGAGGACCAGCTCGCTTCCGGCGTCACCCCCGGACTCGTCCGGCTGGCCGTCGGCCTGGAGCACATCGACGACATCCTGGCCGACCTCGAGGTCGGTTTCGCCGCCGCCAAGTCCGCCTGACCGCCCGATGACCCAGGATCGCCCGACTGCCTCGACCGTCGATGCCCGGGGGCGGGACATCGGCGGGGAGGCGGCCAGTCCCGGCAGCACGCCGGGAGCTCCTCACGCACCAGGTCAGGTGGCCGGTGCGCGGGGAGCGGGCGGTCCTGATCACGCATTCGGCGGCTGGCGCCCCGGAGACCCGGTGGCCGACCGGCTCTTCGCACCGATCGGTGACCTGACGCTCGAGTCCGGCGCGCGACTGCCCGCAGTACAGGTGGCGTACGAGACCTGGGGACGGCTGAACGCCGCCCGGGACAACGCCGTCCTCATCTGCCATGCCCTCACCGGGGACGCACATGTGGTCGGTCCCACCGGCCCCGGGCAACCGACCCCGGGCTGGTGGGACGGCCTGATCGGCACCGGCCGGTACGTCGACCCCGCCGACTGGTTCGTCGTCGCGGCGAACGTTCTGGGCGGCTGCCAGGGCACCACCGGCCCGTCGTCCCCCGCCCCCGACGGCAAGGCCTGGGGCAGCCGGTTTCCCGCGATCACGATCCGGGACCAGGTGGCCGCCGAGGCGGCCCTCACCGATCATCTCGGGATCGACCGTTGGGCCGCCGTGATCGGTGGCTCGATGGGCGGCATGCGAGCGATCGAGTGGCCTCTGCTCCACCCGGACCGCGTCGGTACGGCGATCGTCCTCGCATCGACCGGCTACGCGTCCGCCGAGCAGATCGCCTGGTGCTCGCCACAGCTCGCGGCGATCGAGCAGGACCCGGCCTGGCAGGGCGGCGACTACTACGGCACCGGGACGGCGCCCGTGGGCGGCCTCGGCATCGCGCGCCGGATCGCGCACGTGACCTACCGCTCGGAGTACGAGCTCGCCACCCGCTTCGGCCGTACGCCGCAGGGCGACGGGCGATTCGCCGTCGAGTCCTATCTCGACCATCACGCCGGCAAGCTGTCCGCCCGTTTCGACCCCGGCTCGTACGTCGTCCTGACGCGGGCGATGAACAGTCATGACATCGGCCGTGACCGTGGTGGTCTGGCAACTGCCTTGCAGGGCTTGAGATCGCGCCTCGTCGTCGCCGCCGTCGACTCCGACCGCCTCTACCCGAGCCGCCTGTCCAGCGAACTGATCGACGCCCGCCCGGACACCGGTCCACTGCACCTGATCAAGTCCCCCTACGGCCACGACGGCTTCCTGATCGAGCTCGACCAGGTCGGCGCCCTGGTCGCGGAGACGCTGAACAGCTAGGGCTTCGGCCAGGCCTCCCACGCGGTCGCGAACATCTCGTCGACGGTGTGGGTGTTCTTCCACTCCAGGTCGCGGGCGGCGAGCTCACCGGAGGCGACCACGCGGGACGGATCGCCCGGGCGGCGAGGGCCTTCGGTGGGGGTGAAGTCGATGCCGGTGACGCGACGGGCGGCGTCCATGATCTCGCGCACCGACGTACCGGTTCCGCTGCCGAGGTTGTAGACCGGCTCCAGAGCCTTGCCCTGGTTGAGGATCCGCGCCGCGGCGACATGGGCGCGGGCGAGGTCGGCGACGTGCACGTAGTCCTTGACCGAGGTGCCGTCCGGGGTCGGGTGGTCGGTGCCGTAGATCTGCGGGACCTTGCCCTGGGTCAGCAGGTTGCAGACGATCGGGAACAGGTTGTACGGGCTGGCGTCGTAGACCGAAGGGTCACCCGAGCCGACGACGTTGAAGTAGCGCAGCGAGGTGTGGTTGAGCGCGGTCGCCTTGGCTTGATCTCGCAGCAGCCATTCGCCGATCAGCTTCGTCTCGCCGTACGGGCTCTCCGGCGCCGGGGTGGTCTGCTCGGTGACGACCTCGTCCTTCGGCGTACCGTAGACGCCGGCGCTGGAGGAGAAGACGATGTTGCCGACGCCCTGCTCGGCCATTGCCTCGAGCAACGAAATCATCGCGGTCACGTTCTGGGTGTAGGTGTGCAGCGGGCGCTCGACCGAGACGCCGGCGTACTTGAAACCACCCAGGTGCACCACGCCGGTCACGCCTTCGAGCGCGCGCCGGGTGGCGTCGGCGTCCAGCAGGTTCGCGTGCGTGAACGGTACGCCGTCCAGCAGGAACTCGGCCTTGCCGCTGGACAGGTCATCGATCACCGCGACGTCGATCCCGTCAGCCTGGAAGGCGCGCACCACGTGCGCTCCGATGTACCCGGCCCCGCCAGTCACCAGCCATGTCATGTCCAGATTCTCCCATCGAGGTGCCTTCGAGCCCTGCGGTGAACTCCCCATCATTTAACCACACAAATCAACATTTTCGCACGTAAATATTCATGACTACGCCAGCCGAAGCACCGGTACATTCGACGCACTCGAACTTCAGGACCCCCGGAGGCCCGGTGACCGTCGACCGCCATCTCGACTGGCCTGCCTGCCGCAACGCCCGCGACCTTGGCGGGCTCCCGACTTCGGACGGCGGCACGATCCGGACGGGCGCGCTGATTCGCTCCGACTGCCTGCAGTTCCTCACTCCCGAAGGCGTCGAGACCGTACGGCGTACCGGCGTGAGCCGCGTCATCGATCTCCGCTCCCAGCCCGAGATCTCCACCCACCCCACTCCGTTCACCACCGACCGACCCGATCACCCTGAACATCCCGTTGCTGGACCCGGCCGACCCCCAGAACCACACCACCATCGTCGGCGCCTGCACCCAGATGCTCGACCGCCACCCCACCCGCTTCGCCGAAGCCCTCCACGCCATCGCCGAAGCCCCACCCGGCCCCGTGATCGTCCACTGCTACGGCGGCAAGGACCGCACCGGCGTACTGGTCGCCCTGGCCCTCCTCATCGCCGGCGTCCCCGAACCCGAGATAGTCGCCGACTACGCCCTCACCCAGTCCCGCCTGGCCGGCATGCTCGCCGAACAACTGGCCGCCGAACCCGACGAATCCCTCCATCCGCGGATGATCGAGTACCACGACACCCGCCCCGCCTCCCTCACCGCGATCCTGCGCCACCTCGACACCCAGTACGGCGGCTCCTTCCCCTACTTGACCCAAGCCGGCCTCTCTACCCGAACCTTCGACACCCTCCGCGCACGCCTGGTCTGCTGAGCGCGCACTCATTCGAACCGGTTATCACTGCGTCGAGGTCTTGCACTCCTTCGAGCGGGGCTTTACCTTCAGCTAATCGTTAGGAAGGTTTCCTAACGGTCAAGGCAGCTGCAGCTCCTTTCACCGCCACCGCCCGGAGGACACCGCTGATGTCGTACCTACTTCGAGGGCTGACCGCTGCCGCGGTTGCCACCGCCCTGTTCGCCACCACTGCTCTGGCCAGGATGGATTCGCCGGCCGCCGCTGCCGTCGAAACCCTGCTGTCCCAGGGGAAACCCGCAACCGCGTCGTCGATCGAAGGCAGTGGCTTCGAGGCATCGAAGGCCGTCGACGGCAACTCCGCCACCCGGTGGGCCA encodes:
- a CDS encoding SDR family NAD(P)-dependent oxidoreductase, with the protein product MQRFEGKVALVTAGAQGIGAAVVRRIAAEGGSVVITDLQQDKIEALATELADSAGDVIAVPLDVTVREQVDAAVAATIERFGRLDVLVNNAGGCIVSTVPEDTTDEGWHRQLDLTLVGAARCIQASLPHLVKSHGNVVTISSVNGLAAFGNIEYAAAKAGQIAMSQNFAARYGSLGVRFNVVAPATIRTPVWDHQPQALDNLKGLYPLARIGEPEDIAAAVAFLASPDAAWITGHTLPVDGGVLTGPGLLDLTPSGPFRKDYPTD
- a CDS encoding tyrosine-protein phosphatase, which translates into the protein MLDPADPQNHTTIVGACTQMLDRHPTRFAEALHAIAEAPPGPVIVHCYGGKDRTGVLVALALLIAGVPEPEIVADYALTQSRLAGMLAEQLAAEPDESLHPRMIEYHDTRPASLTAILRHLDTQYGGSFPYLTQAGLSTRTFDTLRARLVC
- a CDS encoding nuclear transport factor 2 family protein, which encodes MSIILPKAIENFVAAANAHDTEALLAVFSDPATVFDDGKTYTSGAEIREWIQSHLIEPKIVTTPISFENNRLVASGAGQFPGSPLTFAFTFATKDDLITDLSIEAA
- the metX gene encoding homoserine O-acetyltransferase MetX, whose translation is MADRLFAPIGDLTLESGARLPAVQVAYETWGRLNAARDNAVLICHALTGDAHVVGPTGPGQPTPGWWDGLIGTGRYVDPADWFVVAANVLGGCQGTTGPSSPAPDGKAWGSRFPAITIRDQVAAEAALTDHLGIDRWAAVIGGSMGGMRAIEWPLLHPDRVGTAIVLASTGYASAEQIAWCSPQLAAIEQDPAWQGGDYYGTGTAPVGGLGIARRIAHVTYRSEYELATRFGRTPQGDGRFAVESYLDHHAGKLSARFDPGSYVVLTRAMNSHDIGRDRGGLATALQGLRSRLVVAAVDSDRLYPSRLSSELIDARPDTGPLHLIKSPYGHDGFLIELDQVGALVAETLNS
- a CDS encoding bifunctional o-acetylhomoserine/o-acetylserine sulfhydrylase encodes the protein MTENTPSWSFETRQIHAGQTSDPTTKARALPIYQTTSYTFDSTDHAASLFGLQEFGNIYTRIQNPTQDAVEQRIASLEGGTAALLVSSGQAATSLALLNIAEAGDHVVSSPSLYGGTYNLFHYTFPKLGIEVSFVEDPSDLESWKAAIKPNTKAFFGETIANPKSEILDIEGIAGVAHEYGVPLVVDNTVATPYVLRPLEHGADVVVHSATKYLGGHGTAIAGVIVDSGKFDYARNPERFPGFNQPDDSYHGLTYATALGVGSDLGNLAYILKARVQWLRDLGTAVSPFNAFLISQGLETLSLRIERHLDNALKVAQWLEARDEVDSVAYASLPSSRYHELAQKYTPRGAGAVVAFEIKGGVDAGKRFVDALQLHSHVANIGDVRSLVIHPASTTHSQLSAEDQLASGVTPGLVRLAVGLEHIDDILADLEVGFAAAKSA
- a CDS encoding SGNH/GDSL hydrolase family protein gives rise to the protein MRRSGDFLGLAGLLVAAVPSSHSAAATGQATSWRAAWLTAMQRPNANPNWSRQGFADQSVRQIVRLTAGGAKLRIRLSNQYGDRPLRVTGATVARAAEGAGVESGSTRAVKFGGAGAVSVAVGAQVASDAIALPAMGSGVRLAVTLYFAEATGPATFHEYGAIGASYRAAGDQREDASGAAYRESGGGWYFLAGVDTVASGEGGVVAFGDSVTNGYRTTPGRRYPDLLAGRLAAAGRPMPVLNAGLGGNRLLTDSACSGERGLARFARDVLDQPGITTAIVLIGVNDIGSTEVPAITSAQLIAGYRTLIQEAHSRGIRIIGVTIPPFRGATAHTARSEQLWTTVNTWIRTSGEFDATADFASSLADPADPTRLSPGYDSGDHLHPNALGYRAMADTLDLATL
- the galE gene encoding UDP-glucose 4-epimerase GalE; translation: MTWLVTGGAGYIGAHVVRAFQADGIDVAVIDDLSSGKAEFLLDGVPFTHANLLDADATRRALEGVTGVVHLGGFKYAGVSVERPLHTYTQNVTAMISLLEAMAEQGVGNIVFSSSAGVYGTPKDEVVTEQTTPAPESPYGETKLIGEWLLRDQAKATALNHTSLRYFNVVGSGDPSVYDASPYNLFPIVCNLLTQGKVPQIYGTDHPTPDGTSVKDYVHVADLARAHVAAARILNQGKALEPVYNLGSGTGTSVREIMDAARRVTGIDFTPTEGPRRPGDPSRVVASGELAARDLEWKNTHTVDEMFATAWEAWPKP
- a CDS encoding TetR/AcrR family transcriptional regulator, producing MQNTRDRLLLAAAELLQSTGTVSTRAVCERAGVQAPTLYHHFGSKQGLIDAVANHGFTQYTAVESSGDPLGDLREGWDRHVRFGLEHPSFYALLYGRAEPGKPCAVTAPAHAALRERFSEAALKGLLKVPAEDAAKQVFAANVGVTLTLITQPDPDFALSERVREAALAGVLNSTAEGALTTRASAALTLGAMLRDDSGDLTPGENALLAELLDRLAR
- a CDS encoding SDR family NAD(P)-dependent oxidoreductase; the encoded protein is MYRYIDIYSDTQAVIAREMSVRTWFITGGTPGGFGLTYAEAALEQGDRVVVTARRPSELQKWAEQYGDDRVLVLQLDVTDADQVRAAVRTAEERFGGIDVLVNNAGRGWFGSLEGARDDVIRRTFDLNLFGVVEVVRAVLPGMRARGNGWIVNMSSVAGLVGAPGFGYYAAAKFALEGLSETLRHEVEPFGVRVLVVEPGAFRTKAYAGFQDEPVDETVDAYVPMVEAVKAAFVDQNGKQAGDPVRGVQATITAMNAPVPPQRIVLGNSGYDTVVAMHENALTELRENEKLSRSADFQY